AATCACTCTGCCTTTATCATCTTTGAACTGCCTTTTTGCAAATACTGTTATCGTTGTATCATTTTCAATGGTCTTACCGGTATTTGAAGGCAACTGATTAAATCCGGTCAATTTATCCGGCAAAAAGGTGAGCAGAACTTCTTTTGTAAGATTTTTTTCTTTTGAAACCTGCTCAATAATCTCTGCTTTCTTTGTCTGAGTCTCTTGCCTTTCTAAATATTCAACTTCTTTTAATTTTCGCAAGGAATCAATATTATCAGATTTTATAGCGGTATGATCCTGCACCTCAGAAATAATTTCTATCGGCTCATCAATTTTACTATCCTGACAAGAAATGACAAAAAGTGAGAAAAGAAATAAGATGATTTTTGATATTTTGAGACGAAAAGCCATCAAACAAGTTCCTCTAAAGCTTTGATTGCCTGTTCAGCATTTGGTGGATTACCATGCCATTTATAATTATCATTCATAAACGAAACACCCTTACCCATTATTGTTTTAGCAATGATACAAGTTGGTTTTCCGATTTTATTTTTATGATTTTCTTTAAACTTATCAAAAGCATAAATGATTTCAGGAATGCTGTTGCCATCAATTTCGATAACATCAAAGTTAAATGCCTCAAATTTTGATTTAAGCGGGTATATGCTCATTACATCTTTAACTCTGCCATCAATTTGACAATCATTATTATCAACAATCCAGCAAAAATTATCAATAGCAAGTGAACCGGCTGACATAGCTGTTTCCCAGCAAATGCCTTCCTGAAGTTCACCGTCACCGGTAATGGAATAAACTTCACACTCATTTTTATCAATAATTTTATCGCTGACAGCCATTCCCAATGCTATTGAAATTCCTTGTCCAAGCGAGCCTGATGAAGTTTCAACACCAGGAAGTTTGACATCAAGTCCGGGATGTCCCTGAAGCCTTGAACCAAATTTTCTGAGAGTTTTGAGCTCATTGGCAGGAAAATATCCGGCTCTTGCCAAGACTGAGTACAATACAGGCGCCATGTGACCGGAGCTGAGTACAAATCTGTCGCGTTTGGATAATTTGGGATTTTTCGGGTCGTATTTCATTATTCCACCAAAGAACAAAACAGCCATCAAATCAGTTATTCCGAGCGGTCCGCCACTATGACCGGATTTCGCCAAAACTAAGCTCTTGATAATGTCTTTGCGGATTTCTAATGTGATTTCCTTATATTCCTCGGGTATTCTTCTTCGGTTGTCGAATGTCCTTTCGGAAAACTCTACATTCAATTCCATATTCTTGTTTCTTTTAAAAAGATAGTCATTTTCAAAAATTCAAAAATACGATTTTTATTTTAATTTTCATTGATTTTTTATAATTTATTTATTTTTAATGACATAAGAAATTAATATTTTAAATTGGAATTTGTATGATTATGCGAATTTTTACAGCATTGTTACTGAAATTAATTTCGATTTAAATAAATAAGATACTCATTAATTACGCAATATATATATGAATATATTGTTTATACTACAATTATTAATTTTTACCTAAGTAATTTAATGACAAAATAAAATAATATTACATACTTCTATCTAATTATTTAGCAGCCTATAATAGATATTTTTGTTTCAACTTTACTTATTATATTTTAAGGAGTTTCTTATGTATAGATTTTACTACTACATTTTGGCAGCTATCATTTTGCTGTCAGTCAATCTGCACTCCCAAGGCGTGCAATATCCGGGTGCTCCGGAGGGAGCCGAAATCAAAGAAGCATTTCCGGTAGGACTTTATGAAGTTCCCGGAATGAGTAAAAAAAATAAGGATGCTGACGAACTTCAGTCGTTAAATCCTTACGCTACGACAGTATTCACATTTAATGATATAGTTGTATTTTCATATTTTGATAATACACAAATCGAAGTTTACAACTCAGCTAATGTACTTGTTTCATCATTTACAATTGACTTGGATGAGTACAAAGTATTAACAGTTGCAGAAGGAATTTATCGTGTTGTTGGCAACAAATCATATTCTGTTTTAGTTGGAGACCCTATTTCCACTTATGTTTTAGGCTATTATGCCGTTAATGAAAATGGTTATGGCTTGTCAACCAAACTTAATACTTACATACCAACGTTATACTCAACAGATAAATTCTTGATTTTTGCTTATCAGGATAATACTGAATATACACTTAAGAATCTTACTACGGGTGTTACTATCTCAGCTGGCGTGCTTAATGCAGGTCAGTGGTATGAGTATTCAGGAAGAGGTGTTTTTGTAAGTGTTACTGCCAATAAACCTGTTTCGGCGCTATCATACAATGACCAGGGTTATATGGTGCCATCAAATAACGGCTCTTTTGCTGGAACTAAATTTTACAGTTATGTTGGAACTGTAGGTGGCTGGACAAATGGTATTATTATGACAAGCTACCATAATGATAATAACATTACAGTAAGAAATTTACAAACTAACGCCATAATATGGCAAGGAAATTTGAACGAAGGTCAGGTTCACGCAATTCCAACAAATCAACAAATATTTTTCTCGGTAGAGTCCGACAAAAATATCACACTCGGCAATCATCCTTATGCCGGCTGGAATTGTTGCTATGCATATTTAACAAGGCATATTGACAATGGTGGATTCGGAATTGGCACTTTATTTTATGTACCAACGATTGCTAACAGATTCGATGTATTTTCATTCGAAGATAACAACAATGTTGTTATAACAAGAATGGATAATAATCAAGTAATATTCAATGGCAATTTAAACGAAGGTCAAGGCTATTCATTTACTTCTGTTAAAGCTGTTTATAAAGTTGAAAGTCAGAAAAACATCTCTGTAGTTACAAGCAATAGCGGTAATGCAGGTGCTGACTTTATGCCAATGAACTATTCAACAAATCTCACAGATTTATCAATTACATCTTCAGAGATTTTCTTCAATCCCGACCCTGTTGTAGAAGGTAATCCTATAATTTTAACTGCACAAGTGAATAACTTCTCTCAGGTAGCAGCTACTGATGTCTTGGTAAGGTTCTACCTTGGAAACCCTAATCAAAATGGTATTCAGATAGGAAGTGACCAGATTATTCCGACTCTTGCTGCTAATTCTAATGCAAATGTATCTGTGAACTGGACTGTGCCTCAGGATGCAGAAGGGCAGTACGTTTATGTTTGGATAGACCCACTGAATACAATTACTGAATCAAACGAATCAAACAATCTTGCAAGCCGTGCACTTATTCCTAATGAAGATTTGCAGCCACCATTGTCAATACAGATTAATGCACCATTCGCCTTAAATATATCTGGAAATACTCTGACACCAAATCCATTTGAAGTTCAAGCTGTAATTTTTAATAACGGGACAGTGGCAGCTACAAATGTAGTAGCAGAAATGCTTGCTCTACCTGCCGGCTTGGAACTTGACCCAAGCGGAAGTCCTGCTCTGATTAATGTAGGAAATATCCCAGGAAAACAGTCTGCAACTGTTACTTGGCTTGTTATAGCAAACGGAGATGCTTCAGGTTTCTTAAAATATTCTATGAGATTTGATGCTTCAAATGCCGATGAGAAGCAAGTATCAAGACAAATCAATGTACCTGACAATGTTCCTCCTTCTGCTCCAACAGGACTTCAGGTCGTATCATCTGAAAATGGTACAATAGTATTATCATGGAATCCTAACTCAGAAGCCGATTTATTTGGTTATGAATTATACTATGATAACGACGGCTCAGGAGCACCATACTCAGGCACTGACGCTGATCAGGGAATATCTCCGATAAATGTTGGTAATGTTACTACTTATACTTTGACAGGTTTAGACCCTAACAAAGTTTATTATTTTGCGTTGAAAGCATTTGACACACGTCCGAATTACAGCCCTTACAGCAATGAAGCTATGTCAACACTTGACGCTGCATGCCCTGTTGTTATATTGTCAATGCCTGATAATAATACAAATTTTGAACAGGTTTCACCTATGACTATTGATTTTGAATGGTTGGAAGCTGAAGGCGCTGTTCATTATCAAATTCAAATTTCTACAAATTCAACATTTACGAATGTTATTTATACAAATACTACAAGCGATTTAACTCATGCTCATACACTTCAAAATTATGAATTAGGTTCATATTGGTGGAGAGTTAGAATGTGGAACGGTGATGACTATTGCAACTTCTCACCTGCACGCAGATATAATATTACTGATGGAAATTCTATCAAACTCAATCCTGCTAACGGTTATCTTTGCAAAGGTGAAACAATTCAGCTTGGAGATGCCAATTTGATTGAAGGCGGCTCAGGCGATTATTCAATTTTCTGGCATCCTGCAATACTTGTAAGTGACCCGAATATTTTGAACCCGTTTACCACTTTGAATTTCACTCAAGTGTTTACAGTTACTGTATTTGACAATATTACAGGCGAAATGGCATCTGCTTCACTTACAATATTCGTAAATGAGCTGCCAAACGTTACAGGTCCTTTCCTTGTAAGACATCCAAGAAATACTTCCTTAGACTTAAATACATTAGTTACTACATCAGGTGGAATAGCTCCTTACTTTGCAGTTTGGTATGACCATAATATGAATCAAATAAATGACCCTACTAACGTAATTCCTCCTGTAGGAGCACGTCAATATACTGTTGTAGTCTATGATGACAACGAATGTATGAGTCAATCACACAAAGTAACGATTTATGTTTCACCAAGGAAAGATGGATTTGAAGCTGTTGCAGGCTTGAATAATTCTTCTTTGCTTTATTCATATCCAAATCCTGTTGAAAATATGGTGGAAGTAATTGCCACATTTGCAGAGCCATTAAATAATCTGACAATCAAAATTACCGACATCTTAGGAAATGAAGTTTACAGAAATCAGATGACAAGTGGTCACGAAGCAATACTTAATATAGATATGAGCCGATATTCAAGTGGCGTTTATATGTTGGTTATTGATTCGGGAACTGACATAGTAGTTAAGAA
This window of the Ignavibacteriota bacterium genome carries:
- a CDS encoding transketolase; amino-acid sequence: MELNVEFSERTFDNRRRIPEEYKEITLEIRKDIIKSLVLAKSGHSGGPLGITDLMAVLFFGGIMKYDPKNPKLSKRDRFVLSSGHMAPVLYSVLARAGYFPANELKTLRKFGSRLQGHPGLDVKLPGVETSSGSLGQGISIALGMAVSDKIIDKNECEVYSITGDGELQEGICWETAMSAGSLAIDNFCWIVDNNDCQIDGRVKDVMSIYPLKSKFEAFNFDVIEIDGNSIPEIIYAFDKFKENHKNKIGKPTCIIAKTIMGKGVSFMNDNYKWHGNPPNAEQAIKALEELV
- a CDS encoding T9SS type A sorting domain-containing protein translates to MYRFYYYILAAIILLSVNLHSQGVQYPGAPEGAEIKEAFPVGLYEVPGMSKKNKDADELQSLNPYATTVFTFNDIVVFSYFDNTQIEVYNSANVLVSSFTIDLDEYKVLTVAEGIYRVVGNKSYSVLVGDPISTYVLGYYAVNENGYGLSTKLNTYIPTLYSTDKFLIFAYQDNTEYTLKNLTTGVTISAGVLNAGQWYEYSGRGVFVSVTANKPVSALSYNDQGYMVPSNNGSFAGTKFYSYVGTVGGWTNGIIMTSYHNDNNITVRNLQTNAIIWQGNLNEGQVHAIPTNQQIFFSVESDKNITLGNHPYAGWNCCYAYLTRHIDNGGFGIGTLFYVPTIANRFDVFSFEDNNNVVITRMDNNQVIFNGNLNEGQGYSFTSVKAVYKVESQKNISVVTSNSGNAGADFMPMNYSTNLTDLSITSSEIFFNPDPVVEGNPIILTAQVNNFSQVAATDVLVRFYLGNPNQNGIQIGSDQIIPTLAANSNANVSVNWTVPQDAEGQYVYVWIDPLNTITESNESNNLASRALIPNEDLQPPLSIQINAPFALNISGNTLTPNPFEVQAVIFNNGTVAATNVVAEMLALPAGLELDPSGSPALINVGNIPGKQSATVTWLVIANGDASGFLKYSMRFDASNADEKQVSRQINVPDNVPPSAPTGLQVVSSENGTIVLSWNPNSEADLFGYELYYDNDGSGAPYSGTDADQGISPINVGNVTTYTLTGLDPNKVYYFALKAFDTRPNYSPYSNEAMSTLDAACPVVILSMPDNNTNFEQVSPMTIDFEWLEAEGAVHYQIQISTNSTFTNVIYTNTTSDLTHAHTLQNYELGSYWWRVRMWNGDDYCNFSPARRYNITDGNSIKLNPANGYLCKGETIQLGDANLIEGGSGDYSIFWHPAILVSDPNILNPFTTLNFTQVFTVTVFDNITGEMASASLTIFVNELPNVTGPFLVRHPRNTSLDLNTLVTTSGGIAPYFAVWYDHNMNQINDPTNVIPPVGARQYTVVVYDDNECMSQSHKVTIYVSPRKDGFEAVAGLNNSSLLYSYPNPVENMVEVIATFAEPLNNLTIKITDILGNEVYRNQMTSGHEAILNIDMSRYSSGVYMLVIDSGTDIVVKKLMKQ